The following nucleotide sequence is from Megalops cyprinoides isolate fMegCyp1 chromosome 6, fMegCyp1.pri, whole genome shotgun sequence.
CGCTGGCAAGGCCTCTAAAGTATCAATTCACAAGTTATAGAAGACAGAAAAAGTCATGAAGAAAACTGACTGGCGTTCTTTCggcatgtgtcttttttttttttgagaagttGCACGGGTTTCACCCCTCCTTCTctgcatcctcttcctcctcttcttcgtAGTATCGGTTCCTCTTGATCTGTTCTTCCACAGACAGCACCCCGCCgtcatcttcatcatcctcatcatccaCGTCCTGGGACGCCCTGTTAGTCTTGTTCTCCTGCAGGGGTGAGGGGGATGCTGGGACATCTGGAGACACGCTTTGGAGCTTCAAAGAgggcacctcctcctcctgcttctcctcctctttttctcccactCTTTGTTCCTCTTCCTGTGGTTGAGGGGGCACATCTTTTGCGTCCTGTGCAGAtctgctctcctcttcctctgagcCAGCTGCTTCATTTACAGCACAGCCCCTAGCCGTGACCctatcctcctcctcctcccgctgctttgtcccctccctctctggctttGACTCTGGCTCTGGCTCCTTGCTGCGGGGGGCAGGTGTTGGACGAGTCTCCTCCAAGgagcctctcctctccagcagcCTGATTGGGCAGCGTGGCTCCCTgggtgcaggggtgggggcagaggcagggctgACGGTCAGGGAGAAGGGACGGCTGCGCTCCTTCAGAGAGGCGCTCCTGCGCAGATTTTTGAGCTCAGAGCGCTCAGTACTTGGAGCAGGGGGCAGGGTGTCACCCTCGGGCGGCCACTTTGCTCGGAAGGGCCTCACAGATCCGACTTCTGGGGCAGCATTAGAGGCCCCGGGGGCCCGTTCACCCTCGGTGGGCGGTGGCCAGGCGATCTTCAGCCGCCGGGTTTCCACGGGCTTCTCGAAGGCTGGTTTCTCAGCCATCGCCGAGCTGTGCACCCGTGTCTCTAGCGTGGCTGCCAGAATGTTGACCTTGGCCACAGACAACTCCTCTACTAGGGGATTCTGCGGCTTTGCAGCAGGGGACTCTGTTGGAGGAGCCCTTGCCTtcaccacttcctcttcctcctcctcctcctcgccctcACTCCGTGCCGTCCACAGCTCCTTGTGTGGCCGGTGACCAAAGCCCTCATCGTAGTTTCCC
It contains:
- the LOC118779151 gene encoding LIM domain and actin-binding protein 1-like isoform X3; translated protein: MERSLREEGRPGSVPTTPVEKPSVPLNSLKMMFEKGEVVRNKVSRQPSMIGRNSSISDDMDQRSGEQGVLDGLTSSDRPRDTTSIRDRMAKYQAAVSKQDSLSPPHNQVEKAEAEATRLGVDQKENVRPASMGVSPTPEASSRRASTAESNGIREEMAGSSTDTAAPSPQSDNAQSKAVRKFCMPVQENCVACLKTVYPLERLVANQQIFHKTCFRCSHCNTKLSLGNYASLHGNVYCKPHFNQLFKAKGNYDEGFGHRPHKELWTARSEGEEEEEEEEVVKARAPPTESPAAKPQNPLVEELSVAKVNILAATLETRVHSSAMAEKPAFEKPVETRRLKIAWPPPTEGERAPGASNAAPEVGSVRPFRAKWPPEGDTLPPAPSTERSELKNLRRSASLKERSRPFSLTVSPASAPTPAPREPRCPIRLLERRGSLEETRPTPAPRSKEPEPESKPEREGTKQREEEEDRVTARGCAVNEAAGSEEEESRSAQDAKDVPPQPQEEEQRVGEKEEEKQEEEVPSLKLQSVSPDVPASPSPLQENKTNRASQDVDDEDDEDDGGVLSVEEQIKRNRYYEEEEEEDAEKEG